The segment CACATTCGTGCTCAAAAAGTTTCTGTAGCTGCCACAGCCCAGGTTCTCACAGAGCATCTTGCCCTCTTTTTCTGTCCAGCCTTCACTGGAAACACCAGCGAGGCCTGCCGCACTGCGAACAAACACATCTCCCTTACAGGCCTTGTCCTCCAGCTTCATTTCCATCCTCTGCCAGCCTAAGACGAGAAACATCAGTGATAGTAAGATTCACAAAACACGACAGAGTTAATAAGCAAAGTTAGGATTAGAGTTAGTGAGAGGTGAAGTTCTTGTGCatagtttccaaaaaaaaaagaaactgtccACACTACTGTGTGAATAATAAATATTCTGTATGTTTTAATGCATAGgcacagacaaagaaacaaatgtaTTTCAGCAGCAGGCCTTTGTCAGTGCAGAAAAAGACATGCCTTTACAGCAAATGTCTGTAGCTGTGCTCATGAAAAGGAtatttctcacattttccaTATATGGGACATGTTTTTTGCCTTTAAGACATTGTGCTAAAACTGTGCTGAAAGGTGAGTGAAACAATAAAGACtactgtttcttcttcttcatggaGGTCGCGTTGGATAAACAGATGACGACTGGCTGAAGTGCCTGCTGTTGGCCGACACCATGCCATGCCAGTTGTACCGTGAACACCGTGAACACAAAACGGAGCACGAATCAGTCTTAATTCAACATCAATATTAACAATACCAAtatcacaaacagcagcaaagattacaacaaaaaacacaggacaAAGTAAGCAATGCATACTAAAAAACCAAGGGAGctggcaaaaaaacaagggaaactTTGAGGGTAACCGTTGTGGGATCAGAACAAAGCACCTACCAGAGCACTTGAGGCCTACAGGAGTGCAAGTGCTGCTCTTGGATTTCATACTACATTTTGCTAATGACTTGCTGGATGCATCACAGGTTATTTCGGTCACACGCTTATTTCCACCTGGAATTGGTCCGAAGAAACTGAGAACTGCGTCAGCCTTTCCGCAGCCCAGTTGTCTACAGATAACGTTTTGGACATTGGTGTCTTTAAGAGCCTCTTCACACACCAGGCGCTCCTGGTTTTCAATGGTCATCATAAGATTTCCGGAGCAGTGGTCTCTGGAGTCGCTGAATTTGGTCTTAACACTACCTGCATCGAACaatgacagtgaaattaaaacttTATAGGAGCTTATTATTTACTTTCTTGCAGCCTCAATATTGCTGCAAAACTGCAACTAAGTGATGTCAAATAATGAATTCTGATCACACAAATCTAAGGCAGGAGTGACGGTTTTGTTTATACTAACagtttattgttaatattatgTATCGTATTATGATTAGAGCAATAATTTCAGTATTTTGGTCTCCTTGGGGAGTTGTAGTGGCATATGATCCAAATCCCAGGACGACACACTGAATCACTGGGCATGGAAATGGTCACATTTATAAATATTGAATTTTGCCACAAAATAGCAAGCATACACAAGTCTAGAAATGAATGTATAGTATGAATGTTACCTGAGCAAACAACATAAACTTGCTTTTTAACACAGTGGAAGTCACTGTTGTCACTGAGGACGAGGTTGCTCTCATACAGGCGTTTGGTGTGCTTTGTAGTGTGAAAACTCTTGATGATCATCTTCCTTTTGCTGTCTGGGGGGTCGACCTCCACGATTTTACTCCCACACTTCTTTGGGTTTTCACACAGCATCTCAAACATTCTGTTTGACCaggtgtctgcacacacaccgccacTTTTCCCCTCCACGGTCACGTTCACTTCTCCCCAGCACTGATTTGTCAGGGCCACTGTTGTTTCACCTGTTGGGTAAATCAAACACCAAATAGGAAGAGTGATCATGAGGCTCAGtaaaggcaaaaaagaaaagtgaaacatACTGTCCCCACAAAAGAAGCATCCCATTCAAAAGATGCAGTTTCATCAatgatagaataaaatatttaaGTATTACAGTTTGAAATAGGCCTATTATATTTGAACTGCATATTTTTACCTTTACTGTGATGACTACACTCATGTTAGACCACTGtgtgacataaacacacagcccagtcaccagaaaaaaaaaaaaaaaaaattacacttcTGCAAGCAATAAGGATATGCTGAGATGGCACgttaaaatgtcatgaaatgttATGATTtatatgtagtgtagtatgaaATGAGCAAATGTCAGCAAATGTTTCGTAACGTTAActatgaccttttcctaatttCAACCATGTAGTTTTGGTGAAGCTAGTGAAGCTAACAAAGCAGTTAAAAGTGGCCAAAGTGGGTACCGAGCTAAGGCGAGCAGTGGCcataagtctaaatgttgatatccaacatatttttggttcagaaacgttGACATTTCAGAGCATTTATtgctttgcagaaatgtaaaatggcaacattttattctggtgacGGGGTTTAAACACAAGATCTAACCGAgctttttagtttgttttactGCCGCAGCTAATTCGGTGGGGAAGCAAGGATGCAACTAAACAGCAAAAATCCCCAAATTATCATTGTTTCACATTACTTGAGCATGTCACGTGGGCAATACTGTCGTTGGATGGTCCTTCATTTTCTACACAGTCAAAGAGATTTTCATGCGTCGAGTTGCACTGGTAAGTCTTTATCCCGAGATTTTCCGTATTGTCATTATGGCTGATGGAGGTAACGTCAGTGGCAGTCCCACAGTGCATCTGTCGACACACCATGTCGGCCATCTCACGCGTCCATGTCTTGTTGGACCCTGAGAGCCAGTAGCTGATGTCCCCTTTCTCGATGCCCACCGTGCCAGAGCAGGACCTGCTTCCCCTCAGAAACAGCACCTTGTGGTCTGACGGGGATCgtcaaagagagacagagcaagagacagaaaaagaaacatggtTGAAATGATTTACTGAAAATTTTCCCCACATGTACAAGGTGGAAAAATCCTCAGCCACTTTGAAATACAACATATGATGTAAAATGTGCTGGTTTGATGGttgaattgctttttttttcagtgaagttGTGAAAacagtgagatgagatgataCCTTTATAGGTAGACCTAAAGGtaattctggattttttttttaatgcaattaaTCATTTGAAAGGAAATGGATAAACGATTGATTTCGGTATCTAACACCACAGGTTCTTAATAATTTCAATAATGTAGCTCAGCAGTTTTCCAAAATTGTATTACTGTTTTCTGTGTATTCTTATTTTCTACTCTGATATTTCATCAGTCATCTCATTTCATAGCTGACAATGAAATCAGTGAAGCATTTGATTTTAGTAGAGTCTCTGCTATAGTTTCCTAAACTGCAAGAAacaaggatatttttttttctcagttgcttaCAGTTTCCTCAACACCCTGAGAAATGTTGCAGCAGAGTGAATTATAGCACACATCTCTAATCTCTTTTTCACAGATACAcgtatttgaaaatgaagattGATCAAGATGTGAGACAGTGAAGCAGACCAAGAGAAAGACAGTTGcctagacagacagacagagaaactcaCTTTCGCAGattattgtttttgctgttgcctgttttttttcctggagttTTGTTTGACTTGTGACACAGTCCCATATTTTGTCAGCGCCTGGTGTGCACACAACTTGATCCAGAAATGTCTTTTCTGTACTTGAACTAAGGCTGAATTTTTCCTCCAtggtggaatttcttgcttttccACACCCCAGGTGTCTGCAGACCGTATCGTAATAGTGATCCTCCCACCCGGTTTCGTCAACCTGTTGCCACTGGCCTTCGTGCTTTATCTCCAGTCTGCCAGCACATTTTCCTGGACCATCAACCAACTTCACTTGCAGACTTTCTGAACAATGacagcaaaatatttttaaacataatACGAAAATTACAAACCAGTCACACCACCAGTTTCAGGCACAAACCATAAAATAATACGATATGTACAAACTGTACATAAATTCAGTATAAATAACAAAAGTTGCTGGGGGAAAGAGAATGTTGcaccacagcatgatgctgcaaATCTCTTCttacctgcacacacaacataggcagtggaaacacatgagaCACCTTTGCTGTTATATTTGGCGTTGCAGTGCCACAAAGAGGTCTCATTGCCTGTGCACTTCACGTTGTCAAGTATTGCAGGTCTTTGAggctttgttgatttttttacaTAAATCAGCTAGAGGAAAGCATTTGTGAAacatcagtcattcattcacagaaaacacaaaagactgctgaaaatttaaaatggcacaTATATGACATCCTGTAGCTCAAAGCTTtcgaatgatttaactgtcgaAATAATCCCCTCCGCATTTAAGTGCGatgtctttgctgtttttcattttttttgagGAATATATTTTCCTACTGCATGGCTTTGTGACAGTTTTACAGCAGGTCCCTTTCACCccaacagtgttttttgttgagGTTAGAAACTGTCACAAGCCATGGCTTGTGGCGTGGGGTCCACTTCAGACTAGATATGTAGCAAATTAAAGGTTATAGCTGTAGGGTTTCTGGCCATGCTTCACTATTTCATGATATCTTACCATTCTTGTAATATCTTTGTAATATCTTTAATATGTATTGCTAGGAAGCAGGCTGGCTTGTTAACATGGTATCTGACAGTCTGGTTTCATGTAACTGACCCACTACATAATACCAATTTGCTGATTTGTTCCTTGATCCTGGGTGTCACTTGGGATTTTTCTGTACCGTGCTGTAATGTGTTACCACAGGTTACTACTGCTGTGGAGGCTTGACACTGGTGGGACGGTCATGAGAGATAATGAAAGCTCACCTTCCCACAGCCCCGCTCCCTGCAGACTACCTTCCCGTCATTTTCATCCCAGTCTGAGTCGCACACAGGGTGAAGAACGCCATTCACTCCAATATGTACTTCACCGTGACATTGGTTTGGTTCCTTATTGTGCACCAGAGTTACATTGACtgtgtctgtttaaaaaaaaaaaaaaaaggcagaaaaaacgATATTTGTTCAGTCAGTCCTGATTTCACACAGTTCAACATGGGGAAATTAATCTGGAACAGGTGGCCATTGATAATAAATGGAGCTCTTTTGGTGTCCTTTCTCAGAATTAATCAAAGAACGAGCCAGTTTATAATGAATGAAATGCTCTAATTTGGGAAAATAATGTGAGGGCTGCCATGAAAATGATGCAGTTGGATGTAAACAAGTTGTGTTACCTGAGCAATTCAGAGACACCTGGCCTTCGGCACAGCTGTGGTTGACGGGGGTCCCGCAGTGCATCTGTCTGCACCACAGATCAGCAGTTATGTTTTCGCAGGAAACTTTTTCCCAGGTATCATTTCTCTCCTTGAATTCCATCTCCAGGTTCCCAGCACAGAGGTTGTCTCCTCCCTGGAGCCGCAGGTTGCGATGTTCTGAGAAGATTCAGCATCAGTAATAAGTTAATCTCAATCCACTGACGTGTTCCAACTTTGGTGTGAGGTTAGTGacatcctgtttgtgtgtttgcatgtgtgtgagtgagacatAAGAAGCCTGGTTTGTATGCGCCACactgaatgtgtgaatgtattcAGTAAAATCCTAAGTAGACACTTATATAACAGGCTAATAAGTGTTATTATTAGTTTCAGAAAAAACATTACTCTGGCATTTGATGTAAGTTGGGTTTT is part of the Myripristis murdjan chromosome 7, fMyrMur1.1, whole genome shotgun sequence genome and harbors:
- the LOC115361449 gene encoding scavenger receptor cysteine-rich type 1 protein M160, whose product is MWSLLLLLFLVPPDLVAQQGDRLILRDGENPCEGYIEVFHDNEWGIVGSNKWRPENSEVVCKSIGCGAAIETVNILKPQNDLPALLDDVVCDGTEDQLWNCNCCWESKTSRGRVYLKDTVKWITCSDKIDFKLDDFPCAGAIQYTKRSDGITTEGYVCLDRDAKDEAQRVCNMLNCGNLTEISPPEMMTPRSAALETKKLKCTGTEQHLWQCAVRDTCKNPTYIKCQKHRNLRLQGGDNLCAGNLEMEFKERNDTWEKVSCENITADLWCRQMHCGTPVNHSCAEGQVSLNCSDTVNVTLVHNKEPNQCHGEVHIGVNGVLHPVCDSDWDENDGKVVCRERGCGKLIYVKKSTKPQRPAILDNVKCTGNETSLWHCNAKYNSKGVSCVSTAYVVCAESLQVKLVDGPGKCAGRLEIKHEGQWQQVDETGWEDHYYDTVCRHLGCGKARNSTMEEKFSLSSSTEKTFLDQVVCTPGADKIWDCVTSQTKLQEKKQATAKTIICENHKVLFLRGSRSCSGTVGIEKGDISYWLSGSNKTWTREMADMVCRQMHCGTATDVTSISHNDNTENLGIKTYQCNSTHENLFDCVENEGPSNDSIAHVTCSSETTVALTNQCWGEVNVTVEGKSGGVCADTWSNRMFEMLCENPKKCGSKIVEVDPPDSKRKMIIKSFHTTKHTKRLYESNLVLSDNSDFHCVKKQVYVVCSGSVKTKFSDSRDHCSGNLMMTIENQERLVCEEALKDTNVQNVICRQLGCGKADAVLSFFGPIPGGNKRVTEITCDASSKSLAKCSMKSKSSTCTPVGLKCSGWQRMEMKLEDKACKGDVFVRSAAGLAGVSSEGWTEKEGKMLCENLGCGSYRNFLSTNVKTSTLTAFNCTDAKGEKRNIWECQQKKTGNKQLSVTCDGEPQVALSKGCSGEVLINGRKVCNRQWNINYSQIVCKQLECGNAHNVTVASGSTEVPVPDLTHVSCLEHEDTLGQCKTVTGECSGQPVSVYCDDAVELRTTETCGGQIRLLHRGQLESVCPLNQNFDLSDFEDILCQKLNCGSGLDKKVTKHYGDQYTNKLDMKMSLIYTRGPQDLKCYIDEVPCKNRKPAEIYCEDYIPPPERPVGSPVKLIVGVSLGAFFLILVILLVFVLQRRFARKVRPKYSADIEDLEDAEMPERRRLSDRGSERAVVKEYDTRSASSVYDDIDEGDETAYSPLRMGQQPDAAEPGANNNAPGQSAEDITYEVDMAADGYDDIGVEGEVEVHDVPNTKPENSRELPPVPGEEDYMEPDLDRHLKLE